In Symphalangus syndactylus isolate Jambi chromosome 6, NHGRI_mSymSyn1-v2.1_pri, whole genome shotgun sequence, a genomic segment contains:
- the APIP gene encoding methylthioribulose-1-phosphate dehydratase isoform X2 yields the protein MSGCDAREGDCCSRRCGAQDKEHPRYLIPELCKQFYHLGWVTGTGGGISLKHGDEIYIAPSGVQKERIQPEDMFVCDINEKDISGPSPSKKLKKSQCTPLFMNAYTMRGAGAVIHTHSKAAVMATLLFPGREFKITHQEMIKGIKKCTSGGYYRYDDMLVVPIIENTPEEKDLKDRMAHAMNEYPDSCAVLVRRHGVYVWGETWEKAKTMCECYDYLFDIAVSMKKVGLDPSQLPVGENGIV from the exons GACAAGGAGCATCCAAGATACCTGATTCCAGAACTTTGCAAACAGTTTTACCATTTGGGCTGGGTCACTGGGACTGGAGGAGGAATTAGCTTGAAGCATGG CGATGAAATCTACATTGCTCCTTCAGGAGTGCAAAAGGAACGAATTCAG CCTGAAGACATGTTTGTGTGTGATATAAATGAAAAGGACATAAGTGGACCTTCGCCATCTAAGAAGCTAAAGAAAAGCCAGTGTACTCCTCTTTTCATGAATGCTTACACAATGAGAG gAGCAGGTGCAGTGATTCATACCCACTCTAAAGCTGCTGTGATGGCCACCCTTCTCTTTCCAGGACGGGAGTTTAAAATTACACATCAAGAGATgataaaaggaataaagaaatgtACTTCTGGAGGGTattatag ATATGATGATATGTTAGTGGTACCCATTATTGAGAATACACCTGAGGAGAAGGACCTCAAAGATAGAATGGCTCATGCAATGAATGAATACCCAGACTCCTGTGCAGTACTGGTCAGACGTCACGGAGTATATGTGTGGGGGGAAACGTGGGAGAAGGCCAAAACCAT GTGTGAGTGTTATGACTATTTATTTGATATTGCCGTATCAATGAAGAAAGTAGGACTTGATCCTTCACAGCTCCCAGTTGGAGAAAATGGAATCGTTTAA